GGCCGGTTCTCCAACAGCCCCTCCAAATAGAGGTGCGCCCTGTTGAACTCTTCGCGGCGGGCGTTGCTAAAGCGGATTACGTCGACGTACAGGTTCTGGATGTAGGCCTGCAGGAAGCTGCTCCCCACACCGGTGAAGACGCGCACCTTGCTGATGCTGTTCAATGCAAAAGGGCCGACGATCCGATCGCCACTCGGCGCGGAGGGGGTAACGGCCACCACCGACTCGTCGGTGATGATGAGCCAACTTGAGGCTTGGCCTCCTCGCAAATCCAGATCACTGCGGATGGCAACCCGCACGGCGGCGGGCCGGATGCCACACTGTCTGAGTTCGCTTGTCACTTCCTCGGGCGGCTGCCCGATGACGATACCGGTATCCCGCCGTGCCGACTTCTCAGTCTTCCCCATAGTCCCCTTTCCGTCGTGACAACTTCTGGCGCAGAATCCTCTCCGGCTCCCGCGCGGCATTGGGATCTCTGACCACTGACCAGCCACGCCGGTGTGCCAAGAGAGACAGACGCAGTCCCGGCCGAACGACCACCGACCACCCCACAAGGGACAGCAAAAACCTGTCGTCCCAGTGGTCGGCGATGGCCCCCGCCTGCGCTGGGGAGAGCTTCGCGTCCTGCAGCCACCGCTCTGCGGCTGTTACTTTGCGCACCCCTCGCGGATGGGGCCTTGCCAGGCTTCCAGTGAGCACTCCGTCCACTACCGCTGGCTCGGCACAGATAAGCTCGGCAATACCCAGATACCTCCCCAAAGGAGCAGCAAGAAAGGTCGGTGTGCCACTCAGGATCACGAGCCGTACCTCGCTGCGCTGCAGCTCATGCACCAGCGCCACAATGCCGGGGAAGAGTCGCCCCCTTACCACCTTCTCCCAGCACTCTTGGGCCCATTGCTCCACTGTCGCCAGTGGCATGCCTGCAAGGTAGCGCAACTTGAGATCGAACCAACTTCTACTCGATCCGCTAAGAAAGCTGCGACAGTACGAGGCGGCCGCTTTGGCCGGACGCACCCATCCCTGTCGTATCAGGTAGGGCACAAACCATTGCTCTAAGCTCCTGGGCAGGAGCGTGCCGTCGATGTCAAGAAACACCACTTCCGGCAACCTCGCTCTCCTTCTGGCGAATGAGCGCCAAGCCTTCGACGATGACCGGAACACCCCGCACCAGGCACATGACGGCGGTGAGGACGGCGGCCCAGTAGCCGATCTTCAACCCAACGCTCGCTGCTCCGCGTACCCCTGGCTGCCATCGGCTTGCTGCTTCAGCCAGCACACTCAGCAGCAGAATCCACCCGAACGTGAAAGCCTTAAGCACCGCGTAGGAGGTGCGCATCCACGGCGAGCCGGTGAGAAATCGCCCCAACCTGCTGCGCATCATGGTGCTTTTGCCGAAGGCTGTGTACCCGAAGCGCAGGGCAAAACCACGGATACTGTCCGTGAGAATGTCCCGCGAGACAACCACGATGGGAATCCACACCGGCACAAGGCGAAGATCGG
This sequence is a window from Calditrichota bacterium. Protein-coding genes within it:
- a CDS encoding HAD family phosphatase, with the protein product MPEVVFLDIDGTLLPRSLEQWFVPYLIRQGWVRPAKAAASYCRSFLSGSSRSWFDLKLRYLAGMPLATVEQWAQECWEKVVRGRLFPGIVALVHELQRSEVRLVILSGTPTFLAAPLGRYLGIAELICAEPAVVDGVLTGSLARPHPRGVRKVTAAERWLQDAKLSPAQAGAIADHWDDRFLLSLVGWSVVVRPGLRLSLLAHRRGWSVVRDPNAAREPERILRQKLSRRKGDYGED
- a CDS encoding CDP-alcohol phosphatidyltransferase family protein, giving the protein MRTLLSWPNRITLARIGLLFFLVVLVYNQNLWARLAAAGLAVLVIVMDWLDGYLARRLDAATVLGSVLDIAGDRIIEAVLWIVLADLRLVPVWIPIVVVSRDILTDSIRGFALRFGYTAFGKSTMMRSRLGRFLTGSPWMRTSYAVLKAFTFGWILLLSVLAEAASRWQPGVRGAASVGLKIGYWAAVLTAVMCLVRGVPVIVEGLALIRQKESEVAGSGVS